The Vicia villosa cultivar HV-30 ecotype Madison, WI unplaced genomic scaffold, Vvil1.0 ctg.000044F_1_1, whole genome shotgun sequence genome contains a region encoding:
- the LOC131622823 gene encoding uncharacterized protein LOC131622823: METRCDPLKIKKAILKLGFDNMEFTENRGFAGGIVVDWKRSEINIQVSLKNNQFIHAKVCMENVDEWWFTAIYASPNDNSKKLLWEELKNIAKDMKDVWMLAGDFNDIASSSEKKGGLLASTHKYQRKKEGMNDSMVSNLDSKEPMFTWRGPIFHGGQRIYEKLDRAINNDGWTLHFLEAFVKVLTRVEFFDHHPILINLREDMQNYQKRPFHFESAWLINDTYKNMLQESWDKDHYILHNLRNVVTSIDKWKFETFDQVKRQKNGILRRLNGIQNKL; the protein is encoded by the coding sequence ATGGAAACTAGATGCGACCCGTTAAAAATCAAGAAAGCTATTTTGAAGCTTGGTTTTGACAATATGGAGTTTACTGAGAACAGAGGCTTTGCAGGAGGGATTGTTGTGGATTGGAAGAGGAGTGAAATAAatattcaagtttctttgaaaaataATCAATTTATTCATGCAAAAGTTTGTATGGAGAATGTGGATGAGTGGTGGTTTACTGCTATATATGCGAGTCCCAATGATAATAGTAAGAAGTTATTATGGGAGGAGTTGAAGAATATTGCGAAGGATATGAAGGATGTCTGGATGCTTGCGGGCGATTTTAACGATATTGCAAGTAGTAGCGAGAAGAAGGGTGGCTTACTAGCATCCACTCATAAATATCAGAGAAAGAAGGAGGGAATGAATGACTCCATGGTGAGTAATTTAGATTCGAAAGAGCCAATGTTCACGTGGAGAGGGCCCATTTTTCATGGTGGTCAAAGAATTTATGAGAAATTGGATCGTGCTATCAACAATGATGGTTGGACACTGCATTTCCTAGAGGCGTTTGTTAAAGTTCTGACTCGAGTTGAGTTCTTCGATCACCATCCGATTCTTATCAACCTGCGAGAGGATATGCAGAATTACCAGAAGAGGCCTTTCCATTTTGAGAGCGCATGGCTCATCAATGACACTTATAAAAATATGTTGCAAGAATCTTGGGATAAAGATCACTATATTCTGCATAACTTGCGGAATGTTGTTACTAGTATTGATAAGTGGAAGTTTGAAACCTTTGATCAAGTCAAAAGGCAAAAGAATGGAATCTTGAGAAGATTGAATGgcattcaaaacaagttgtaG